In the Flavobacterium pallidum genome, one interval contains:
- a CDS encoding response regulator transcription factor: protein MMIKVGIIGDSMLHRKSLLLAINLFGKMQAVVDAPPDVLLMNKLRGRQVDVVVLDLHHTELSPLTVCEMVKRNLPSSKLLVIDHAFTIDSAANLFAAGATGIITPGIILIELKAAISTLFSESAVPAELEHLLLLNKGYHHPEQIAAQKPAGRETTFTKREIEVIRLIGHEMTSTEIARKLNVAHSTIETHRQSIMEKTGSKNFIGVLIYALRNNYIHIDDLPLKRS, encoded by the coding sequence ATGATGATTAAAGTCGGGATAATTGGTGATTCGATGCTGCACAGGAAGAGCTTACTTCTTGCCATCAACCTATTTGGAAAAATGCAGGCTGTAGTCGATGCACCTCCGGATGTGCTTCTTATGAATAAGTTACGTGGGCGCCAGGTAGACGTGGTGGTTCTGGACCTTCATCATACTGAGTTATCTCCTTTGACGGTATGTGAAATGGTTAAAAGAAATTTACCATCATCCAAACTGCTCGTTATCGATCATGCCTTCACCATAGATAGTGCGGCCAACCTTTTTGCCGCGGGTGCTACCGGTATTATTACTCCGGGCATCATACTTATTGAGCTTAAAGCAGCCATATCTACACTTTTTTCCGAAAGTGCAGTGCCTGCCGAACTGGAGCATTTGTTGCTGCTTAATAAGGGGTATCATCATCCTGAACAAATTGCGGCTCAAAAGCCTGCCGGCAGGGAAACAACATTTACGAAAAGGGAGATTGAGGTAATCAGGCTAATCGGGCATGAAATGACCAGCACTGAAATTGCGAGGAAACTTAATGTCGCACACAGCACTATCGAAACGCATCGCCAAAGTATCATGGAGAAAACAGGTTCAAAAAACTTTATCGGCGTTTTGATCTATGCGCTGCGCAACAATTATATCCACATAGATGACCTGCCTTTAAAACGCTCATAG
- a CDS encoding response regulator, which translates to MKILMIDDHPSQLHAYKMILSLNEQNLAIETTEVYTCEAAYPLIVNASPNTFSFVFLDRSMPAYKEKNINSGEDLAAIIRLYHPGTKLVMLTSHAESFIIYNIVRNINPDGLLVKSDFGTDELLDAFTAILNGSRYHSQTVRSCMDELLLKEDYLDSYDREIVTLLGEGAKMKTMMQRLNLSRSAIDKRKAQIKIYLEIEKGDDEAIVRKAREAGLI; encoded by the coding sequence ATGAAAATCCTGATGATTGACGATCATCCCTCGCAACTCCATGCCTATAAGATGATATTGTCCTTAAATGAACAGAATCTTGCTATTGAAACCACAGAAGTTTATACTTGCGAGGCAGCTTATCCCTTAATTGTTAACGCCAGCCCCAATACGTTTTCATTTGTATTCCTTGACAGGAGCATGCCTGCCTATAAGGAAAAAAACATCAATTCCGGCGAGGATTTGGCAGCCATCATAAGATTATATCATCCGGGCACTAAGCTCGTGATGCTCACTTCACATGCAGAGTCATTCATTATCTATAACATCGTCAGGAACATTAACCCTGATGGACTTCTTGTCAAAAGTGATTTCGGTACCGATGAATTGCTTGATGCATTCACGGCAATACTAAACGGGAGCAGGTATCACAGCCAAACGGTAAGATCCTGCATGGACGAACTGCTTTTAAAAGAAGATTACCTCGATAGCTACGACAGGGAAATTGTGACGCTGTTAGGAGAAGGCGCGAAAATGAAAACCATGATGCAGCGGCTGAATTTGTCACGCAGTGCAATAGACAAACGTAAAGCCCAGATAAAAATCTACCTCGAAATTGAAAAAGGAGATGATGAAGCTATAGTACGCAAAGCCCGGGAAGCAGGATTAATTTAA